The Rosa rugosa chromosome 3, drRosRugo1.1, whole genome shotgun sequence sequence AGTCTTCTCAAGTGGGAGTGATTTCTATATactttctaagatgtttctagttgatatgtgtaccacaattaagtgctggcagattagactagatgaatgattttgcctTAGGAAGTGCGATTATTCTTGTTTAGTTTGTTGGCTTGCTGTTTCAGCGAGCGAccatttagactttaatgagtttaggtgTGACTTAGATAGGACATCCGGTTTGTTCCGGctcttcttatgtaagttctgttagactctggcctgtttgttcatggctttgatatctaataaaatcaaatcctttcaaaaaaatgaATTCTTAACTGGTTAAATGCATATTGTTCAAACGGTCACCAAGTGACCAAGGATTTTGTGATCACGCACCCTTCGATTTAATATCAAGAGTTGAgattttaaaaatgaatagTAACTACTTTAATTTCAACCCTTAAAATTAAATCCAATGGTAGATGACCACAAAATTTTCAATTCCCTAGTGTCCGTGTGATCATCATTGTTGGTTCAATGTATAGTTACTTTGAATATGAAACTAGTCATTGTTGGTTCATTGCATCTTGATAAGTGACTAAGTACAATGTACTAACTcttaaaccaaaaaaataatcaaaacaCCTTAGTAAActaaaaatattttaaattaagGGAGCcgaaatttgcacacccaatTTTACATTTTGCACTCCCCTTGTGCAGTTTTTACCAAATCACCCCTATACTTCCCTTCCACAGCCTACAgctaaaactctctctctctctccgataaAATCTCAGACCCCCACAACAATGGCAGCTAGCCCACTCGACTCAATCCTCACTGCCTCATCCATCTCCAGTTCCAACAAGGCTTGACACATTCTCTCCATTCATTTGTGTTCCGGCGCCGACGGTGATTGAGGCTTGCATTTCGAAGATCAAGGGATGGCGCTACAGAGATTGGGAAACTTTGCTGCCGCGAGGGAAGGCGAGCTCGTGGTGGAGCATGTCGGCATCAGTTTCTTCGGCTTCGACTTAGTCTCCTCCTCGACCTTAGCGTTCTGTGGGCACGATTTCTTCATCGCTGTCCTCGCCGATTTGCACAGCTTTTGCAGGTGGAGCGAACCTAGATCAGAACAGCTTTTACCACTCCTCTTTAGACTCCACTCTTCTATGCCCATCCATTTTCATTCTTTGTTTCTGGAGAAAAAAGATCCATTCAATTTCTAAATTGTTCCACTCTTAATTCAAAGTAATtgaatttatattttgtttaacaGATTGATAAATTTAATTGGGTAGTGGTGTTTTCAGAGATTTTCTCCATGGGATTGATAAAGTTAATCACAGATTTTGTCCATGGGGTTTTCATATTTGTGCAAGCCTGCAAGGTCATAGATGCAGCACGCTTCTGTGGAtggggagagagaagagagaggggagagagaggggagagagagaatggtagTTTTCGAAGAGAAATGTTGTGAATTGATAaaaagtattaaaaaaaaaaaagcaaagggAGTGTAGAATGTAAAATTGGGTATGCAAATTTCAACTCCCTAAATTAAACTTCAAACAAAAATTTGTCATTTTCTCAGTTGGATATGATTAATGTGAAGTAGAATGACTGTATCGAAAATTTAGCCAACTTCGTTGCCGTTTTAGCTAGGGTTGGGACAATTcagtttttcaaaaaaaaaaaaaaaaatcataatcgAAACTGAACTGCGTATTTACAATCATATGATTAACCAACTAAGACCCGAACCGTTTTATTTCGGTTCAATTATGCCGGTTCCTCGGTTCCTGCACTTTGGACCAAACTTGGAAACTTGTTAACACATTTAGTAGCGTGGTTTCTTCTCCCCTAATTCAAGCCACTTCTAGCTTTCCTCCACTGCTATCCATGCCTTCACTGTCGTCTTGCTTCATGGGAGTGGATGATGCACGAGCCTCTATGACGACCTTGATAGTTGTATAATTATCAATCACTTTTATGCGAAGAAACCATGACCTTCGATTGGAGGAGCATCCGTGGTGGCTGCGGATCTTTGTTCTACAGTGAGTGACAAGGCCTGGTTGCGACTTGTCACATCGCAACTTGCCACAAAATCCCAGAGGATTTTGGTCGTTCTTTGAATACAACTATTTCTAATTTGGAAAATATTTCGCTATATTTTTCTAGTGAGGACTGGAACAAGGATAATCAATCCCAATCCATCACTTTGATTTCGATCAGATACAATGGTGGGTCTCGCAATTTGGGCGTCTCAGCTTGTCGCACTCTGATGCTTAGCTCAAGGGTGCACCATGAGGGAATCTGCAGCGGCGGACGACAAAGATGTAATTTGTTTGCGCACCATGTGAGGATTTGTAGCGACGTTCAATCGATGGAGAAGCAAGACGTCAGAGGATTGTGCTAGGCCGACATGGCTGCAGGATGGGCTTGGGCTCGTCAGTAAAGGGGCAGGGACCTGGGTTTTGGATTGGGCTTGGTTTGGGCCTGGTCCGAACCTTTGGACTGTATTAATGATTTGGTTGACCTACCCCACTAAACCTCCTTGCCCTAATCttagggcaagttcacccgttgggtcaccaggtcacccactattcactactttttagtgttaatttcatgccctgggtcacgagcacagtgtatttcgtgccctgggtcacccggtacagtgttctgggtcaccatggtgacctgcacagtgtatttcgtgccctgggtcacgagcacagtgtctttcgtgacccagagaatgaaaatatacactaaaaagcagtgaatagtaggtgacccggtgacgcaacgggtgaacttgctcttaaggGTATGGAGAAAATGTAGGTTTATGTGGTGGTATGCCTATTTACCATGTCTTAGAATCTCCATAGTTAAAGGCTTACTTAATGAGTGAGGGTTGTGTTCGAATATAAGTGGTCTATCCCTTTGTATCAAAGTAGTTTCCTaccacaacttcttgatctgtttAATTAAAAGACAGCAGCAGCAGAAGAATATGTAATAACCATCCTGACATATGTTGAGTGAAAAAAATTTGCTTACGGAACTAGTATTCATTCATTAAATAGAGTCGGGAGAGACAAAGCCCACTACTGACTAAGGGCGGAAGCAGCATCTCAGAATCGAAGTCACTCGAAAAAAATGTCGATAACACTCAACAGCGGGTTCAAAATGCCAGTAATCGGTCTTGGTGTTTGGCGCATGGAAGGAAAAGAAATCAGAGACCTCATCATCAATTCCATCAACATTGGTTATCGCCATTTTGACTGCGCTGGTAATCTCATTTTCTTGCTCTTTTCTCTTAGAATTGACTTAGTTTGTTCCTTAATTCATCTGTTGTTCTTATGGGGCAATCTTGTGTATTTCTCTTGCCTTGGATTTTCTATCTGGGTTTGTCCTAATTAGAGAATTGGAAGAGGGTTTACCAGTTAGAGGTTCCTTGGATGATTGCTGCTTCAATCTAAGTATGAAGTAGACTATGATGTAGTTCAGTTATTGCTACCAGGTTTTTAGTTCCCAATAGAGTTGTTTATGTGTGACAAGATTTGAGACCAAAATGCTCTCTAAGGGGTGGTTGCAATTACCACCAGATGAAAGCTTCGGTGGCAGTGGTAGCTAATTTTGGGTTACCTCCTCTTGGTCAGACTGTATTAGACCTCTTGTACTGATATTTTGACCCTATTGAGTGGCTGTATTAGTGAATTAATTTATTATTGGGTTAGTCAAATAAAACTTTTGGGAAGTATTCTGACCTTGTTTTGCATTCCACCAATCTATCTCATGAATATATGTTATGCTTTATTTACCATCCATTCAAATTGACCTATCTTAAACCGATTAATGCAGCAGCCACAACTTGGTTAGAAAAGAAATATCCTCTTTGGAAGCCGAAGACACTAAGTCCAACCCTTTTCGGTCCAAAGTAAAGTCTCCGTGGTAGTTTAAGAGTCTATTTAAGTCTTAGGGTGAGTACTAAAGGGTGTTGTTATTAGTAAGTCTTTAATTGAGTCTTCTGGTGTTCTAGGAGTCTAAAAGTTATGCATTTTAAACCTATATATATCGCTACGTATCGTAAACCCAAATCAGATTGGAATGAAATAAACTCAAAGTTTTATTAAAAGGCTTGGTACCTGAGTTCTCTCCCCTAACCTCCTTCACTCTATTTTTTCCTTCTACAGCTAAAAACCCTCTGTTCCTTCTAACTTTCTAAGACCATTCAGCTTTCTGAATCTCTTAACATTCCTCAACACACCCTAATCATACTCTGACCAACTGTTGCTCTGTTCTGCATCACCAATTAGTGAAGTCAACTTTGCACCTGAAGATTTAAATACGTAGTTACCAGTGTCCCCATATGGCACTAATTTAGTTGTTGCTAGTATTGCAAGTTACCTATTTGGATGTATGTGATGTACATTGACAAGATAATTCTGCTTTCAGCTGATTACAAGAATGAATCAGAAGTTGGAGAGGCACTAGCAGAAGCATTTTCCACTGGGCTTGTTAAGCGAGAGGATCTCTTCATCACCACCAAGGCTAGTTTCATTTTTAAACAAGAGTAGTGTTAATCTGCTTGAATTGACTAGTGTGTATACTGCATGCTCTAGAACATGACATTTTTGTTCTCCCTGTTTCTTCATCCATAATGCAGCTTTGGAATTCAGATCATGGACATGTTGTGGAGGCCTGTAAAGACAGTCTAAAGAAGCTTCGGTTGGATTATCTAGATCTGTACCTTGTTCACTTTCCTGTTGCCACGAAGCACACCGGTGAGTTATTTCTACTTTTTCTCATCCTCTTCTGTGTTTTATATTCTATGCTGCACTAGTTTATGCTCTCAAATGTGAGCTGCATATCTTTAAAATCTGCTTTACATTAGGAATATGAGATTTCTAAGGAGATTAGAAAAGCAGAAAAGTTTAATTGCTATCAATAGGTATCTACCAAGCTTGGATGGTGCTTTCATGGAAGTCGTGTTCTCATTCTGTAGACAATAACATATTGCTTAAGAGTAAGTTAAATGAAGGTACTGCAGTTTGTAGAGTCATGCACGTCCAAGTCTTAATGTATAGTTACAAAGCACACCATAAAATATATACACtaaagaataaaaattacaTTAGACACCTGAAATAATTGGATAATATGCCTTCATAAAATTTCATGTTCTCGTATCAATGTTAAATTTCATCCGTTGTGAAATAGAAAGAAACTTCAGAAATTTTAGGACACATGCTGACAGCCATAGTGAGTCTGACTCGTATCAATGTTAAATTTCATGCGTTGTGAAATAGAAAGAAACTTCAGAAATTTAAGGACATGTGCTGACAGCCATAGTGAGTCTGACTCGTATCAGTGTTAAATTTCATGAGTTGTGAAATAGAAAGGAACTTCAGAAATTTAAGGACACGTGCTGACAGCCATAGTGAGTCTGACTAGGGAGGCAAGAAAAGCTATTtaggagagagattgatgagcaCAATACAGGGTTTTGTTGGTCAATGGACTTGTAGGAGACAAATCAACAATTAAACGTGGGGACTGGTTACTACTTGGGAAGAGTCATTACTCCTGCAAACAAATTCCAGTGTATCAGACACAACCCTATTTCTTTACTCTTTTGTGATGGTTACCATATTATTGACCATTTCTGAAACTGGTAGGGCTCAACTAATGGTAGCTTTAGATGATTAAATTGAAGAGAAGCAATGAATCATTATATTGATTTGGTTTTCTGAacaattttctttttagttttaatGTGTTTTTATTTACGTATATGCAGGAGTTGGTGCAACTGACAGTGCTTTGGATGAGGATGGGGTGCTAGAGATAGACACAACCATTTCTCTAGAAACTACTTGGCATGCTATGGAAGATCTTGTTTCTCTGGGTTTAGTTCGTAGTATTGGGATCAGGTAATTATAAAATTCTTAGCTGAGTACTTGAAGCATTACTGATGATCTATGACCTCACATTCCTTTTCTGCCATGTGCAAGTTATGTTTGTGTGCATAACTGCATATACTACACAACTTGGTTCATTATGTTTATATAAGGGAGACCAAATCAGGAAAATACAAATGAATATCTCTAGAAAAGTGAAACATCACAATTATGTGCGCATACAAGTCTGTGTTGCAGTTGAAATGGTAATAAATTTGTACAAATATAATTTCAGTTTTAGGAAATTGTACTAGTTGATGTGGGAAAGGGTTAACTGTGTCGTTATCCTTCTCTCTGTTCGTGACAGATGCTCTGCTGATCAATTTATTTGTTTGGAGTACAATTAGGAATTATACGGAAATATTTGTACGTACTTTTCCAACAATCTTCATTCTCTGAGCTGTGCGACATTATTGTATTTTGTTTTATACACATTAGTGTATTGAAACTGCTATTATTTATGAGTCACAAAGAATGAAGAGCAACTTTTTGTTCTTCTTAACACGTATAAAATGATATGGCTGAAGCTCCTCTGAGTATACCGACACATCTCTTTGTTCTTGCTATTCGACCCTGTGGAAAGTAAGGATTGTTATTGTGCTACCTGGAGTTCAGATTTTGGGTAAATGTGAAAACGAAATGTTTGTCATATCTTTGTTCTAGCTTAGGGAGATTATATGCCATGAGCCTTGGTATTCTAGTTTTTGAGTTTTGTTCATTTGTCGATGCTTTTGAATTTGAGCTGTGCTTTGATGGAAGAATTAATTGCAGCAACTATGACATCTTTCTCACTAGAGATTGCTTAGCCTATTCCAAAGTGAAGCCTGCTGTGAATCAGATTGAAACTCACCCATACTTCCAGCGTGATTCTCTTGTCAAATTCTGTCTGAAGCACGGCATCTCTGTCACAGCCCACACTCCACTTGGAGGTGCTGCAGCCAACACTGAATGGTTTGGTTCAGTTTCAGCTCTAGATGATCCAGTTCTCAAGGTAAGTTGATTTCTACACATGCATGAATACCTAGTTTTATGTTGAATTACCAGGAAGGATAGAGGTTATTATTCAGTACCAACTATTAAGGCCTTAACAATCATTTTTCTGTCAGAATCTTGCTGAGAAATACAAAAAGACAGTAGCCCAGGTTGTTCTTCGATGGGGCATTCAACGCAACACGGTTGTAATCCCGAAGACGTCAAAACTCGAGAGATTGAAAGAGAATTTTCAAGTCTTTGACTTTGAGATTTCCAAAGAGGACATGGACGTAATTAAAAAGGTGGACAGGAAAC is a genomic window containing:
- the LOC133740442 gene encoding NADP-dependent D-sorbitol-6-phosphate dehydrogenase-like, giving the protein MSITLNSGFKMPVIGLGVWRMEGKEIRDLIINSINIGYRHFDCAADYKNESEVGEALAEAFSTGLVKREDLFITTKLWNSDHGHVVEACKDSLKKLRLDYLDLYLVHFPVATKHTGVGATDSALDEDGVLEIDTTISLETTWHAMEDLVSLGLVRSIGISNYDIFLTRDCLAYSKVKPAVNQIETHPYFQRDSLVKFCLKHGISVTAHTPLGGAAANTEWFGSVSALDDPVLKNLAEKYKKTVAQVVLRWGIQRNTVVIPKTSKLERLKENFQVFDFEISKEDMDVIKKVDRKLRTNQPAKFWGVDLFA